A stretch of DNA from Paenibacillus albus:
AACAAGGCTCGATCGGCACTGCAAAGCGTTTATTGCGGAAGTGCCAATCGTCTTCGTCGCAACGAGTAATGCTTCTGGTGCTTGCGATGTGTCTCCGCGCGGGGATGCGGCGGGATTCGTGGCGGTGCTCGATGAAACCCACCTTCTAATCCCGGAGCGACCAGGCAATAAGCGAATGGATACACTTCGGAATATTATCGAGAATCCACACATCGGACTGATATTTGTAATACCGGGCCTTGAAGAAACATTGCGGATTAACGGCCGCGCCTGTATTATCAAGGATCAAGAACGGTTGCAGCTGATGGAAGTACGCGGCAAGGCGCCGCTCCTCGGGATCGGCGTAGAGATGGAGGAAG
This window harbors:
- a CDS encoding pyridoxamine 5'-phosphate oxidase family protein — protein: MLKPFFNDIVHTEEELRSMLGHPSELVRNKVVTRLDRHCKAFIAEVPIVFVATSNASGACDVSPRGDAAGFVAVLDETHLLIPERPGNKRMDTLRNIIENPHIGLIFVIPGLEETLRINGRACIIKDQERLQLMEVRGKAPLLGIGVEMEEGFIHCAKAFKRSKLWEPASWPQQDAHPNPARILADHASKLGKTEEEIASALRDSYEKRLY